GCAAACAATAAAAGCAAAGGAGCTAATTTAGCCCAAACTCAAGACTTAACCAAAGACCAAGAGGATATTTTTCTTTCTTTCGAGCCTAGGCCCCCTCGTTTATTAATCTCTGAGTTTAAACCTTCTCCCGAGGCTGAGGCGCGGGTTGAATTTAACCAGTCGTTCTACGAAAAAAATAGTTGGGCTAGGTTTATCAGTCAGGCAAAAAAATATCAGATATTTGATGCGCCGGGAGATGTAGAAAAATCTGTCGAGGCCTATAAAGAAAAATTTAAAGAGGCAAATTCAGAAAGACACGAGAATTACGCTAAATTTTATGAATTCGTCACATCAAAATGGGGAAAGATCAACAATGAAGAGCAGCACGAAGTGCTGCATTTGGCTATCTCCTATAACAGCACCGATATTCTAGAGTTTTTGTTTGCGCAGAAGATAGATGTAACCTCGCCCGATAGCAACGGTATTAGGCCGATACATGTTGCAGCCGCGCGAGGCAATTTAGCAATACTAAAAAGTTTAGTTAAGAAAGGAGCCAAGCTCAATGAACCTAATGCGTTTGGAGAAGCGGCTTGGCAAATTGCACTCAACAACAATAATAAAGATGTTATTCCTTATTTATTAGAAAAATCAGAAGATGATGAAGGCAATTTTCCTGTACATATTGCTACAGCAACATGTGATACGAGGATGCTCGGGTATTTAAGGGACCAAGGGGCGGATTTTCTTAAACTTAATGCAAATAATCAAACAGCATTGCAAGTCGCTTTTAGAAATGAAAGGGATGATGCAAACGAAACCGACCAAGCAAATAAAATAAACACAAAGAAGGAATCAATTAATTTTTTCAAAGAGCTATATAGTTATTTCTGGGGCCCTCTTATTTTAAAAAACGAAACGGACAAAGAAAATCTCGTAAAACATATGAGCCATGATGAACGGGTGCAAGCGGTATGCATAGCAGCAAATTCAAATGATCAGGAGATGATAAATATTTTGGCTGAATATAAAGCCGATATAAAATCACCTGATCGCCATGGTGACTTGCCTATACATATTGCTGCAACATATTCTACTGCTCATGCTTTATTTTATTTAGTGCAGGAAGAGGCAAAGTCAAGTATTAAAGCACAGATTGAAGATGGCAAAACCGTTTTGCAAACTGCAGATGTGTACAACAAAACTCTTAATACATTGACTATAAATGAAAGAGATAAAAGAACCGTTCTGCAAACCGCAGATCTGCACGAAAGTGAACAGGTGCTGGCTGGTTTCAAGCAGCTTTATTTAGCAGGCAATTATAACCCCCAACATGACTTGGACAAGGATTTATTAGCAAAACATATGAACCCCGACGAGCGCTCAAAAGAGCTCCATAAAGCCCTGCAACAGGATGATAACGTCATGGTGGAATCTTTATTGAGACATGGAGTCGCTGTAAATTCACGAAGTGGCAATTATGATTTGCCCATTCATATTGCAATAGCGAAAGGCGATGTGAATGCAGTGTGGCGTTTAGTAGCTGTGGGGGCAGACCTTAATCAATTAACGCTAGGTGGAGGATCAACCCTACAAATTGCAGAATTCTACGGAAAAGCAAACGTATGGGCTTGCATAAAGCAGCTTTATTTGAGCGGTGCTTATATTCCAACGCATGAATCGGATAAGAGTTTATTAACCAAGAATATGAGCACTGATGAGCGCTCATACGCGCTACATATAGCTCTGTCCCAAAACGATAGAGCAATGATGAATTCTTTATTCGAATATGAGATCAATGTAAATGCACGAGATGCCAATGGTAACTTGCCGATACACCTTGCGGTAGCGAATGATAATGTTTATGCCGTACAGCGTTTAGTGGCTATGGGTGCAGAGCTTAACGACTTGGCGGCAACCGAAGTAACAACTCTACAAATTGCAGAGCACGGCGAAAAAGCAAACGTGTTGGATTACATAAAGCAGCTTTATTTGAATGGCTCTTATGTTCCAAAGTATGATTTGGATAAAGATTTATTAGCAAGAAGTATGGGCCCTGACGAGCGCTCAGAAGCACTACATAGTCGCCCCTGAATAATTCGTAAGCCCTTATGTGCTAAGACTTTTTAAGCGAAATGTAGTGGCATAAATTGCAAGAAAATGGCATATTGAGAAAATAAAGCCTGCAAATTTTGATGAGAAAAGAATGAGACCGAAGGCGCAAGTGATTGAAGCAGATATGTTCAGACAACCGTTAAGAGAGCAGATCAATCTGAAACATGAGTTGGTAGGTTTAGGAGATTTGATCAATTGGGAGAAATTAAGCGAATCGATGAGTGAGAGTTTTACCTCATCGAGAGGTCGCCCAGCCAAGTCCCCTCGCCTGATAGCGGGGTTATTGTATTTGCAATATGCGTTCAACTTGTCTGATGAAGAAGTCGTTGGGTCGTGGCTAGAAAACCCATATTGGCAAGTATTCACGGGAGAGGAGTATTTACAAACAGAAGCGCCCATAGATGCATCAAGCCTAACGCGTTGGCGGAAACGTCTTGGCGAGGCGGGAGTCGAAGAGTTATTAGCCGAGACGATCGAAGCGGCGAAACGGAGTGATGTGATCAAAGCATCGAGCGTGAAACGAGTGATCGTAGACACCACCGTGATGGAGAAGGCGATAGCCCATCCGACCGATTCCAGATTGCTCGAGCGTTGTCGAGAGCATTTGGTGAAAGCGGCAGCCCAACATGGTTTGCAGTTGCGACAAAATTACAACCGAGTGGCGCCCCGTTTGTCACTCCAAGTCAGCCGTTATGCGCATGCGAAGCAATACAAACGGATGAACAAAGCGTTAGGCACACTGCGTTCTCGAGTGGGACGAGTGATGCGCGATGTTGAGAGACAAATCGAGTCGGTGGCGGAGAAAAGCCATGATGCCTTGCGAGAGTTGATAGCCCGTACGAAAAGAATCATTTCGCAAAGCCCCAAGGATAAAAACAAACTTTATGCCCTGCATGCACCGGAAGTGGAGTGTATAGCCAAGGGCAAGGCACGTAAGCCCTACGAGTTCGGTGTCAAAGTATCGATTACGACAACTCACCAGGAAGGACTTGTGTTGGGTGCGCGCTCGATGCCGGGAAACCCTTACGACGGTCACACGCTGGCTGAAGCACTAGAACAAGCCGCAATTCTGAGTGATGTGACGCCCGAAGTTGCGATCGTAGATCGCGGTTACAAAGGGGTTGAGGTCGATGGCGTAAAAATCTATCACTCAGGTATGCGCCGGGGTATCACACGTACGCTAAGTGCTATCATCAAACGACGCAGTGCCATTGAACCTATCATCGGTCATATGAAGACGGATGGGAAACTTGGTCGGAATTGGCTCAAAGGGGCATTAGGCGATGCCATACACGCTGTGCTCTGTGGCGCTGGGCATAACTTACGGATGATCCTCAGAAAGCTTCGGCTTTTTTACGTTTTACTTTTATCCGATTTCTTCCGCCCTACGTTTGCTGTTGGTTTCAGGTTTTGGTTCTAATTAGTTCACAAAACGATTTATTCAGCGACGACTAAATAATGTTTTTTTATTAGATTGAACACTCCTTTGTTTTTCATTTCCACTGAAATCTGCAGGGTTGTTTCTCCAAATTTATTTGTTGCATTAAGATCTGATCCATTTTCTAGAAAATAACTAAACATCTCAATATCTTTATGTTCCGAAACAGAATCGGCATATTCATGTCCCGCAATAAGATGTATGGGGAAATTATGATCATCATCAATTTTTGAATGGAGATCGTAATCATTACTAAACAAAATATCTATCATTTGCAGATCTTTCTGAATCACCGATTTAAATAGCGCTATCGCTCGCTCATTGGTATTCATCTCTTTAACCAATAAATCTTTATCCACATCATGTCGCGGCGTATAAGTCTCGGAAAAATAAAGCTGTTTTAAGAAATTCAGAACTTCCGTTTTTCCAGAATTTCTGGCAACCTGAAAAATCGTTTGTGTATGTGTATTCAGTGCATTTAGATTTGCACCCATCGCCATTAAATGCCGCAATATATCAATATCGTCATTCGCTATCGCATGATGTATAGGCGGGTTACCATTAGCATCTCGTGTATTTACATCGACGCCATATCTGAATAAATTCCCCATCATTAATTTATCGTTCTGGAACAGAGCTCTATGTAGTCGTCGCTGAATAAATCGTTTTGTGAACTAATTAGAACCAAAACCTGAAACCAACAGCAAACGTAGGGCGGAAGAAATCGGATAAAAGTAAAACGTAAAAAAGCCGAAGCTTTCTGAGGATCATCCGTAAGTTATGCCCAGCGCCACAGAGCACAGCGTGTATGGCATCGCCTAATGCCCCTTTGAGCCAATTCCGACCAAGTTTCCCATCCGTCTTCATATGACCGATGATAGGTTCAATGGCACTGCGTCGTTTGATGATAGCACTTAGCGTACGTGTGATACCCCGGCGCATACCTGAGTGATAGATTTTTACGCCATCGACCTCAACCCCTTTGTAACCGCGATCTACGATCGCAACTTCGGGCGTCACATCACTCAGAATTGCGGCTTGTTCTAGTGCTTCAGCCAGCGTGTGACCGTCGTAAGGGTTTCCCGGCATCGAGCGCGCACCCAACACAAGTCCTTCCTGGTGAGTTGTCGTAATCGATACTTTGACACCGAACTCGTAGGGCTTACGTGCCTTGCCCTTGGCTATACACTCCACTTCCGGTGCATGCAGGGCATAAAGTTTGTTTTTATCCTTGGGGCTTTGCGAAATGATTCTTTTCGTACGGGCTATCAACTCTCGCAAGGCATCATGGCTTTTCTCCGCCACCGACTCGATTTGTCTCTCAACATCGCGCATCACTCGTCCCACTCGAGAACGCAGTGTGCCTAACGCTTTGTTCATCCGTTTGTATTGCTTCGCATGCGCATAACGGCTGACTTGGAGTGACAAACGGGGCGCCACTCGGTTGTAATTTTGTCGCAACTGCAAACCATGTTGGGCTGCCGCTTTCACCAAATGCTCTCGACAACGCTCGAGCAATCTGGAATCGGTCGGATGGGCTATCGCCTTCTCCATCACGGTGGTGTCTACGATCACTCGTTTCACGCTCGATGCTTTGATCACATCACTCCGTTTCGCCGCTTCGATCGTCTCGGCTAATAACTCTTCGACTCCCGCCTCGCCAAGACGTTTCCGCCAACGCGTTAGGCTTGATGCATCTATGGGCGCTTCTGTTTGTAAATACTCCTCTCCCGTGAATACTTGCCAATATGGGTTTTCTAGCCACGACCCAACGACTTCTTCATCAGACAAGTTGAACGCATATTGCAAATACAATAACCCCGCTATCAGGCGAGGGGACTTGGCTGGGCGACCTCTCGATGAGGTAAAACTCTCACTCATCGATTCGCTTAATTTCTCCCAATTGATCAAATCTCCTAAACCTACCAACTCATGTTTCAGATTGATCTGCTCTCTTAACGGTTGTCTGAACATATCTGCTTCAATCACTTGCGCCTTCGGTCTCATTCTTTTCTCATCAAAATTTGCAGGCTTTATTTTCTCAATATGCCATTTTCTTGCAATTTATGCCACTACATTTCGCTTAAAAAGTCTTAGCACATAAGGGCTTACGAATTATTCAGGGGCGACTATTTATCTAATAATAATTATATTCCTAACAAGAGATCGGACAAGCAAGATTTAGCCAAAATTATGACCATTGAAGAACTGAAATCAGCATTAAAAATGGAAAAATCAAAGCAAAGTATTGCCATGACAACTATCTTGAGATTGGAATTATTGAAAAAAAGGGTGCTGCGCCAATAATTTATGCGGTAGGACCAAAGTCCGGCACGCGCACTTTAGTGCCTGCTCAATTTAGCAATAACACTTAAACGAATCAGTGGGCATAAAACTCTTGCAATGGTTGAGCGTTATGCGCACCAGAACGGACAATACATGCGGGCGGTAATGGAAAAATTTGAGCAGAGGATGAGAATCGCCTAGCTATTTTGCTGGCACGATTACACAAGAATTACACAAAGCTAAATTAGCCGATGCCTAGGAATTTGGCAAAATCCTTATGGCATATGGTGGGGCGTGAGCGGCTCGAACGCTCGACCTACGGATTAAGAGTCCGCTGCTCTACCAACTGAGCTAACGCCCCAAGAGAAAGCGTATTATAGCAAGCTGATTGCACACTCAAAATCGTATTTCTTATGCTGACTCATTTTGAACAAAAAATTCTAACCCGCGAACAGCTCGCGGTAAAGCGCCCAACCCTTTCAGCACCGGTTGTTTTTACAAACGGGGTGTTCGATATTTTGCACCGTGGCCATGTCAGTTATCTCGCTCAAGCACGTACATTAGGCGCATGTTTAGTGGTTGGGGTTAATAGCGATGCGTCGGTACGCTTACTGGGCAAAGGCGAGGATCGCCCAATCAATCATGAAGCTGATCGCATGGCCCTTATCGCCGCCCTTGCATGCGTAGATTGGGTAGTGTGCTTTGACGAATTTACTCCATTCACATTGGTTAACGCATTGCGGCCCGATATACTCGTTAAAGGCGGTGATTATGATATGGACGCATTGCCAGAAGCCAAGTTGGTGCGGGGCTGGGGCGGACAAGCACTGACGATTCCGTTTGAGTTTCAACGGTCAACATCTGCCTTATTGCGTAAAGTACGCGCCCCTTCTGGCTAAGGGATGCGCTAAACAGAGCAAGCTCAATCAATCGTAAACGATCATAAAACTAAGCCATACGAACTTAAATATGATTAGGCAAGCACATTTGCTCTCGCGCAATTAATGCAAGCCCGGTAAGCACTAAGTGCTCATGATATGAGTAGTCAATAGTCAATAAGCGCGCCACGTTATGCGCCGCCCCCCCACTTAATACGCATCGCACCGGAGCGCCTAGCCGCGTGGATAAATCACGCCAAGCACGCTCAATTAAGCTAGCTTGAGCAAGTAAACAGCCTTCATGCAACGCGGTCTGCGTGTCGGTTGCAAATAGCGTCCCAACTTGCTCTCCATCCTGCGGTGACTCACGCTCTCGAGTCATTTGCTCAGCCGTCGGCAGCAACGCGGTATGTTGGCCTAATGCGTGCATCATCATGGTTCCGCCAGGCGCGATTAAACCACCCGCAAAAGTGCCGTCGGCATAAAGGGCTTCCAATGTAGTGGCGGTGCCTAAAGTGGCAATTAATAGATGTTCCGCTGGATAAGTCGCGCGTGCGCCAATCAGGCCCGCCCAGCGGTCACTGCCAAGTTGCCGATAATCCCGATAACCATTGCGCACCCCACACTGATAAGGCTGCGCGTTTATCGTATGGCGCGGAGCATCTGGCCAGCGGGTGCTGGTTAAGGTTTCAAGCCGCCGCGCCGTACGTTCACCCGCCACATTTGCAATCCAAACGCTAGCAGGCGCTGGCAACATCGACCAATCCGGCTCTGGCAATGAAAGTAAGGCGCCGCGTTCGTGTGCAAAAGCGCCAGAGGCAAAACGTGCACCACCTGCATCGGCCAATGCCCATTTAATACGGCTATTTCCCGCATCGATTAAAAGAAAAGGAGCTGCTGATGAAACAGAAGACATTATGAGTTTATTGAAAAAAAGCCCTGTTATAGGCAAAGTAAGTAAAAACCGGCGATGTTACAGAATATGCACTCGCAAAGAAACATCGCCGCTGGCGAGGGTTTGAATGCCGTTGCCCGTATCAATCAACAATCGACCGTATGCGTCAACGCCCGTTGCAATACCCGTTAGAATTTCACGGCCACTCTCTAATACAAGTACTTTTTTGCCGGCATAAGCATGATTGTCATTCCATGCCTGCAGAAAAGGCGCTAAGCCATGCTCACTGAAACGCTCCAGCATGGCAGCCAGGGCATTAAGCAAATGCGCCAGCACATCGGTCATCGCTACCTGCGGCAATACTCGCGCTAAAGCTGCGGGCGGGTTGGCCTGCGCACTTAACTGCGCCGCCAGCGCTTCCTCACCCTCAAGGTTGAATCCAATACCGATCACCACGCTACTTGAAGTATGGCTGCTACGCGCCATTTCAATCAAAATGCCAGCCAATTTTGCGCCATCAAGCAAGACATCATTCGGCCATTTCAACGCCAAACGATGCATATCCGTGGGCATCAGGGCGCGTAATCCGGCCAGCACTGCAGTACTTACGGCCAAGCTAAGGCCAGCCAGTTCAGCCGGTGACCGAAGTATTTCACAGGCAAACGAAAAAAGTAATGCATTACCTGGCGCAGCAATCCATGGCCGCCCATGGCGCCCGTGCCCAGCTGTTTGTCGATACGCCACGCGCACGATGGGCAATCTGGGCTTATCCATCGCTTTTAAACGAGCGATTAAATCCGCATTCGTCGAACCCGTTTCGTCAACCACCTCAATCGTCAATTTTTGTAAAGAGGACGATAAAAGCATACGAAGCTGCTCACGATCAATACGCCGTGTGTTAGATAATACGGAAGTTAAAGAAGACATAGTGGGCGTATTTTAGCTGACCACACGCCATGCTATGTTGGTCTGCCGTACAATCACTCAAGTCATCAGTTATAAAATAACGCTATGTTGCGATCTATTCTCCGCCGTCTTGGTATGTTTGTGCCGACTTTTATCGGCATTACAGTGCTTACCTTTACGCTCATTCATGTCATTCCTGGCGATCCCATCGAAGTCATGATGGGCGATCGCGGCATTACTCCAGAAGCCCATGCTGAGGCGATGCGCCATCTCGGTCTGGATTTGCCATTACCCGTGCAATATTTGCGTTATTTATCGAATGTTCTGCGAGGTGATCTCGGTATTTCGCTCGCCACGCATACCAGCGTTATGGATGAATTCTTAGCGCGTTTTCCGGCTACGCTTGAGCTCTCGCTGGGAGCGCTTTTCTTCGCTCTTTTGCTTGGTTTGCCGGCAGGTATTTTGGCCGCGCTTAAACCTGGCTCGCTGCTTGATCGCGCAATGATGAGCATCGCGCTGGCAGGCTATTCAATGCCTATCTTTTGGTGGGGATTAATTCTCATTATGTTTTTTTCAGTGCAGCTTGGTTGGGTGCCTGTCTCGGGACACTTGGCGATTCAATATGATATACCCTCGGTTACTGGTTTTACGTTGATTGATACCTGGCTTTCTGACCAAGAAGGCGCTTTTCGTTCAGCGCTACATCATTTAATTTTGCCATCGATTGTATTAGGCACCATTCCGCTAGCGGTGATTGCACGCATGACCCGCTCATCCATGCTCGAAGTTTTGCGTGAGAACTATATTCGCACTGCGCGCGCTAAAGGGCTCTCGCCAAGCCGCGTCATCATCGTCCATGCGCTACGCAATGCATTAATTCCGGTAGTGACCGTGATTGGCTTGCAAGTGGGTTCGCTACTTTCAGGCGCAGTACTCACCGAGACGATTTTCTCTTGGCCCGGGGTCGGCAAATGGCTGATTGATGCGATCAACCGGCGCGATTATCCGATTGTGCAAAGTGGAATTTTAGTACTAGCTACACTCGTTATCATCGTTAATTTGCTGGTCGATGTGTTATATGGCGTGCTTAATCCGCGTATTCGCCATTCGAGGTAGCAATGAAGGAATCCAATTTAACAGAATTTTGGGCGCATTTCCGCACCCATCGAGGAGCGGTCTTAGCGGGCGTGCTACTTATCGCATTGATGCTTACGGCGATATTCGCTCCCGTGCTCGCACCGTATGATCCGACTGAGCAATATCGAGATGCGATTCGCGTCCCTCCGGCTTGGCAGGAGGATGGGTCTTGGCGTTTTATATTGGGCACAGACCAAGCGGGGCGTGACATTCTTTCTCGCTTAATATATGGTGCGCGCTTATCGTTTTGGATTGGCAGCATTTCAGTATTACTCGCGCTTTCGCTAGGGACCGTGCTGGGCTTATGCGCTGCGTTTTTTCAGCGCTGGCTGGATGCGCCCATCATGCGTTTGATCGATGTGTTGCTTGCGTTGCCTGCGCTTTTATTGGCGGTTGCGGTAGTCGCGGTGCTCGGCCCGGGACTCACCAATACGATGTATGCCATCGCGATTGTTACTCTGCCCGGTTATGTGCGGCTCACGCGCGCCTCTGCATTGGCTGAATTAAGCAAAGAGTATGTGGTTGCGTCCCGCGTAGCGGGGGCCGGCACTTTTCGACTCATGTTTTCTCAAGTATTGCCAAATTGCGCAGCTCCGTTAATCGTGCAAGCAACCCTGGGCTTTTCAACCGCGCTGCTTGATGCGGCAGCGCTAGGTTTTCTCGGCATTGGCGTACAGCCTCCACTGGCTGAGTGGGGTTCCATGCTTGCTTCCGCGCGCGACTATATGAATAGTGCCTGGTGGATGGTGACCATGCCCGGTGTGGCTATCCTGGTCACTGTACTGTCCATTAACTTGCTTGGCGATGGGTTGCGCGATGCCCTTGACCCCAAATTAAAGCAAATTTATTAACCTAGATGAAACCAAACCTTTTAACTATTCGCCAGCTTTCGATCAATTTTGGCGGACCGCCAGTCGTGGATCGTATCGATTTCGACATTGCGCCCGGCGAGGTCGTGGGGATTGTCGGTGAATCAGGTTGCGGCAAAAGCATTACTATGCTGGCCTTAATGGGACTCATTGATGCGCCTGGTCAAGTGCGCGCCGACAAGATTTTTTTTAATGGGCAAGATTTGCTCAATGCATCACCTCGTGCACGGCGAAAAATTATCGGCAAAGATATTTCAATGGTGTTTCAAGACCCATTGTCAAGCCTTAACCCAAGCTACACCGTGGGCACACAGATCAAAGAAGTCCTGCGGCAACATGAAGATCTACGTGGCGCGGCGCTCCATGCGCGTACGCTAGAGTTACTTGATCAAGTTGGGATTTCAGACGCTAAAAATCGTATCGACTCTTTTCCGCATCAACTCTCAGGCGGGATGAATCAGCGCGTTATGATTGCTATGGCGATTGCCTGCAATCCCAAATTGCTGATCGCCGATGAGCCAACCACCGCGCTTGATGTCACCATTCAAGCTCAGATTATGCAGTTGCTGGTGGATTTACAAAAAGAGCGCTGTATGGCGCTAGCATTAATTTCGCACGATCTTGCCGTGGTCTCGCAAGTTGCGCGACGGGTCGCGGTGATGTATGCGGGCGAGATCGTTGAAACAAATTACGTGCCCCAAATTTTCGAGCAACCGCACCACCCCTATACAGAAGCATTATTGACTGCAATTCCCGAGCATAACCGCGGGGCCAAGCGCTTAACCGCCTTATCGGGCGTTGTGCCAGGTCAACATGACCGTCCGCCAGGTTGCCTGTTTGCTCCGCGTTGCAAATATAGAATCGACGCTTGCGAACATGCGCGGCCACCATTGGCGCCTCTTAAGGTAGGCGCCGTGCGTTGCATTAAACCGCTTAATTTGCAATCAGCCGCCGATACACCTGCCGCCTCTTACTTTACATCATGAATGCACCAGACACCGTGCTTGTCGCGGAAGGTTTAACTAAACATTACTCGGTGCGCCAAGGATTTTTTGGGCACAGCTTAGTTAGCGCATTGAATCAAGTGTCATTTTCCCTCACGCGCGGCAAAACGCTTGCGGTGGTTGGGGAGTCAGGCTGTGGCAAATCAACGCTTGCGCGCCAAATTACGATGGTTGAAGAGCCCACTTCAGGCACACTTTTGATCAATGGTCATAACGCGGCTACCGCCAATCGCGCTACCCGTGCCATGCTACGCCGCTGCGTACAAATGGTTTTTCAGCATCCATTTGCGTCGCTTAACCCAAGAAAAACCGTTTACGCCACGTTAGCCGAACCCCTCATTATTAATACTGATTTCGATCAGGCAACCCGCTTGGCGCGTATCACGGAAATGATCGCTACAGTTGGCTTACGGCCTGAGCATATGAGGCGATACCCCCATATGTTTTCTGGCGGCCAGCAACAGCGCATTGCGATTGCCCGAGCGATGATTCTTGAACCGCAAATTGTAGTGGCCGATGAGCCCGTTTCGGCGCTTGATGTGTCTATTCAGGCGCAAATTCTCAACCTTTTCATGGATTTGCAAGACCGTTTCGGCATTAGCTATGTATTTATCTCGCATGATCTATCCGTAGTCGAACATATCGCGCATGACGTTATGGTCATGTATCTTGGGGGAATTGTTGAATTTGGCGACAAAAGCACACTTTTTGCGCGCGCCCGTCATCCCTACACGCGCGCCTTGATGTCTGCTACCCCAGCGATCCGTTCATCTGAAAGACGGATTCAAATTCGCCTTGAAGGAGAGCTTCCGTCCCCGCTTAATCCTCCGGCCGGTTGCACGTTTCACCAGCGTTGCCCTTATGCAATTGAGCGTTGTCGGCATGAAGCGCCCGTCTTGCGTGAAGTGGATAATCGCCAGGTTGCCTGTCATCGGGCCGAAGAACTAGAAATTTAATGGATTAAGTTCTAAGCGTTTAGCTAGGTTAAGGAGCAAAATATTCAAGCACCTACTTGGCCTAGCCTCCATTCGTTAAACCGTTCGATCATCGAGCTATGCTTATCCATCCAGTACAAACCATCATTAAACAAACCTTTTTTTAAATTGTCTGGGTACGTTGCGAGTAGCTTTAGATACTTAGGATCAATATCATTTTTTTTCAAAATACTGGGTTCTAACGCGGCAGGCTGAGTGGGTGCAATTCCATAGGGTATAAGACGCGCTTGCCTCTCAGGATGCGTAGCAAACCGGATAAATTCACGGCAAGCATCAGCATTAGGCGTTCCCCTTAAAATAGTCCAACTATCATATGCGTAAATGTGTTGATCCCAGGAGAATGCAACGGGTGCACCCGCTTCCATAGCAGATATGACAGAAGTGGTAAATGCAGGAATCAGATGAACTTCCCCGGTTTTTAATAGATGCTCAGCGTGCGGATTATTCTGCCACCAGATAGAGATATGCGATTTAATTTTATCTAGACTGCGAAATGCCCGGTTAATTCCATCCGCACAAGAATATACTTCGCTAGGCTCCACGCCATCAGCCATCAACGCTTCTTCAAGCGTATCAAACGGGATTTGACGTAGACCGCGCAAACCCGGAAATTTCCCTACGTTCCAAAAATCTTCCCAGGTTCTCGGTATAGAACGACCTTTAAAAACATCTGTCCGGTAGGCAAGCACAGTAGAATAAACATTCTTCCCAACGCCATAATCTGATAAAGCCTGCGGAATCATGTTTTTGACGACATGATCATTCATCAGCTCATGCGGTTCTAAATAACCTAACTGACTAAGGATGGGTATTGCTCTACTGCCTAAACACGCCATATTCCAGTGATATGTTTGCGTATTGACCATCGTTTTAATTTCTGCGATAGGCTCCACATTTGACGGAATGCCCGTTACTTTAATACCCGTTTCCTTGGTAAAAGGTTCAAAAAGTAGTTTGGTATAAGCGATGTGGCTTTTCCCGCCTGAGGTGCGGATAACAATTTGACAGTAAACCCAAATAGGTTAAGTGTTTAGTTAACTTAGCATCCACTGGCTATAGCGCTCGATAACTGCATTCTGATGATTCTTCCAGTACAAGCCGCTACTGGGCAGGCCTTTTTTGAGGTTGTCTGGATAAGTTGCAAGCAGCTTGGCGTGCTTTAGATCAATATAGCCTGGATTTAAAACGTCGGGTTGGGTAGGCCCAATCCCGTACGGTGCAAGCAGAGCCTGCTGCCGCGGATCTGAGGCAAATTTGATGAACTCACGGCAAGCATCAACGTTAGGCGCACCTTTTAGAATG
The Mycoavidus cysteinexigens genome window above contains:
- a CDS encoding ankyrin repeat domain-containing protein, which encodes MQRRLHRALFQNDKLMMGNLFRYGVDVNTRDANGNPPIHHAIANDDIDILRHLMAMGANLNALNTHTQTIFQVARNSGKTEVLNFLKQLYFSETYTPRHDVDKDLLVKEMNTNERAIALFKSVIQKDLQMIDILFSNDYDLHSKIDDDHNFPIHLIAGHEYADSVSEHKDIEMFSYFLENGSDLNATNKFGETTLQISVEMKNKGVFNLIKKHYLVVAE
- a CDS encoding IS5 family transposase, whose amino-acid sequence is MRPKAQVIEADMFRQPLREQINLKHELVGLGDLINWEKLSESMSESFTSSRGRPAKSPRLIAGLLYLQYAFNLSDEEVVGSWLENPYWQVFTGEEYLQTEAPIDASSLTRWRKRLGEAGVEELLAETIEAAKRSDVIKASSVKRVIVDTTVMEKAIAHPTDSRLLERCREHLVKAAAQHGLQLRQNYNRVAPRLSLQVSRYAHAKQYKRMNKALGTLRSRVGRVMRDVERQIESVAEKSHDALRELIARTKRIISQSPKDKNKLYALHAPEVECIAKGKARKPYEFGVKVSITTTHQEGLVLGARSMPGNPYDGHTLAEALEQAAILSDVTPEVAIVDRGYKGVEVDGVKIYHSGMRRGITRTLSAIIKRRSAIEPIIGHMKTDGKLGRNWLKGALGDAIHAVLCGAGHNLRMILRKLRLFYVLLLSDFFRPTFAVGFRFWF
- the rfaE2 gene encoding D-glycero-beta-D-manno-heptose 1-phosphate adenylyltransferase, with the protein product MLTHFEQKILTREQLAVKRPTLSAPVVFTNGVFDILHRGHVSYLAQARTLGACLVVGVNSDASVRLLGKGEDRPINHEADRMALIAALACVDWVVCFDEFTPFTLVNALRPDILVKGGDYDMDALPEAKLVRGWGGQALTIPFEFQRSTSALLRKVRAPSG
- a CDS encoding ankyrin repeat domain-containing protein; protein product: MFTPPRRTVTAPASIDNSGLPQTTSPSPTAASNSRRQSTSLISALPANNKSKGANLAQTQDLTKDQEDIFLSFEPRPPRLLISEFKPSPEAEARVEFNQSFYEKNSWARFISQAKKYQIFDAPGDVEKSVEAYKEKFKEANSERHENYAKFYEFVTSKWGKINNEEQHEVLHLAISYNSTDILEFLFAQKIDVTSPDSNGIRPIHVAAARGNLAILKSLVKKGAKLNEPNAFGEAAWQIALNNNNKDVIPYLLEKSEDDEGNFPVHIATATCDTRMLGYLRDQGADFLKLNANNQTALQVAFRNERDDANETDQANKINTKKESINFFKELYSYFWGPLILKNETDKENLVKHMSHDERVQAVCIAANSNDQEMINILAEYKADIKSPDRHGDLPIHIAATYSTAHALFYLVQEEAKSSIKAQIEDGKTVLQTADVYNKTLNTLTINERDKRTVLQTADLHESEQVLAGFKQLYLAGNYNPQHDLDKDLLAKHMNPDERSKELHKALQQDDNVMVESLLRHGVAVNSRSGNYDLPIHIAIAKGDVNAVWRLVAVGADLNQLTLGGGSTLQIAEFYGKANVWACIKQLYLSGAYIPTHESDKSLLTKNMSTDERSYALHIALSQNDRAMMNSLFEYEINVNARDANGNLPIHLAVANDNVYAVQRLVAMGAELNDLAATEVTTLQIAEHGEKANVLDYIKQLYLNGSYVPKYDLDKDLLARSMGPDERSEALHSRP
- a CDS encoding type III pantothenate kinase, which translates into the protein MSSVSSAAPFLLIDAGNSRIKWALADAGGARFASGAFAHERGALLSLPEPDWSMLPAPASVWIANVAGERTARRLETLTSTRWPDAPRHTINAQPYQCGVRNGYRDYRQLGSDRWAGLIGARATYPAEHLLIATLGTATTLEALYADGTFAGGLIAPGGTMMMHALGQHTALLPTAEQMTRERESPQDGEQVGTLFATDTQTALHEGCLLAQASLIERAWRDLSTRLGAPVRCVLSGGAAHNVARLLTIDYSYHEHLVLTGLALIAREQMCLPNHI